A stretch of Aedes aegypti strain LVP_AGWG chromosome 2, AaegL5.0 Primary Assembly, whole genome shotgun sequence DNA encodes these proteins:
- the LOC110676923 gene encoding uncharacterized protein LOC110676923 — MFRCHLNLTNFLCKMCASYLYHSPYSKCIALYRQYIIIILYRTNIFDQFFLGHHLKHFSNMIKLLSCLLLALIFSTAYSTTYTKSQVREIFAAGKECMRSLNIPMTSDIIERVLYNRDVVKDEETLKYFDCGCKKLGWVDNEGNVLMSPMVEFFSRNVPRKAVEEVLEKCKTFFDGANVGEKMFNFHQCFFEQKKF, encoded by the exons ATGTTCCGTTGCCACCTTAATCTGACCAATTTTCTCTGTAAAATGTGTGCTTCTTATCTGTATCATTCACCATATTCAAAGTGCATTGCACTGTATCGCCAGTACATAATCATTATTTTATACAGAACAAACATTTTCGATCAGTTCTTTCTTGGCCACCACCTGAAGCACTTCTCAAACATGATTAAGCTTCTGTCCTGCCTTCTACTGGCGTTAATTTTTTCGACTGCATATTCC ACGACGTATACCAAAAGTCAAGTGAGAGAAATATTTGCCGCTGGTAAGGAATGCATGCGGAGTCTAAACATCCCAATGACTTCAGATATCATCGAACGCGTGCTGTACAATCGAGATGTGGTCAAGGACGAGGAAACTTTG AAATACTTCGATTGTGGCTGCAAAAAACTAGGCTGGGTAGACAACGAAGGAAATGTTCTGATGTCACCGATGGTTGAATTCTTCTCACGGAACGTTCCCAGGAAAGCGGTGGAAGAAGTGCTGGAGAAATGCAAAACTTTCTTCGATGGCGCCAATGTGGGCGAGAAAATGTTTAACTTTCATCAGTGCTTTTTCGAACAAAAGAAGTTTTAA